Proteins found in one Sardina pilchardus chromosome 11, fSarPil1.1, whole genome shotgun sequence genomic segment:
- the immp1l gene encoding mitochondrial inner membrane protease subunit 1, protein MFRRALGKTVGFVGYTIQYGCIAHCAFEYIGEFVSCTGPSMEPTITSNDIVFSERISRHLYRIEKGDIVIAKSPSDPKMNVCKRVIGLEGDKVCTSGPSDIFTTHTYVPKGHVWLEGDNLRNSTDSRSYGPVPYALIRGRVCLKLWPMNNFGSLNESPNGRIPRSS, encoded by the exons ATGTTTCGCCGTGCGCTTGGAAAGACTGTGGGATTTGTTGGCTACACCATCCAGTATGGCTGCATCGCACACTGTGCCTTTGAATACATTGGGGAGTTTGTCTCT TGCACTGGGCCGTCCATGGAACCCACCATCACAAGCAATGACATAGTCTTCTCCGAACGGATAAGTAGGCATCTTTACAGAATAGAAAA GGGAGACATCGTAATAGCCAAAAGCCCCTCCGACCCGAAGATGAACGTCTGCAAACGAGTGATTGGGCTGGAAGGAGACAAAGTGTGCACCAGTGGCCCCTCGGACATCTTCACGACCCACACTTAC GTACCGAAAGGGCACGTATGGCTAGAAGGGGATAACCTTCGGAATTCCACAGATTCCCGAAGCTATGGCCCAGTTCCCTATGCCCTAATCCGAGGGCGTGTGTGCTTAAAG TTGTGGCCCATGAATAACTTTGGTTCCCTGAATGAGAGTCCAAATGGGAGGATTCCACGAAGTAGCTGA